Genomic DNA from Polyodon spathula isolate WHYD16114869_AA chromosome 8, ASM1765450v1, whole genome shotgun sequence:
ctgctTGCCTGGGCACCTACTTATGGccctggcacagattgtgcaggatacagcaggctgtaATAATGTGGGGAACAAGCTCATGGTTCACTGCAGCACTCTTCGGTAGTATCCGCCCCCTCCCTTGCTAtagccccacacacacacacacacacacacacacacacacacacatagatgaTGTATGAAAAGCAGTGTGGGCGACAGCACttaaaatagcattaaaaaagcaggcactatccatcagcaaatcaAATCTTTAATAACCATTTATGTCCACGTTTATTTCACGAGAAACAGATGCCTCAAGAAAAGCAAACACTCATGTAACGTGACCTATTGAGGTCATTTGTGTTACCAGGAGTATGTACTATATGTAGTGATGTCCAGGCATTCTTTTAAGGTGAAATGGAGGTTCAGTAAACAGTATTTCTTAAAAATAGACACCCCTGTGCCTTGCACACAGTGATTAATGATATTCTTTTTTCTCACCGACACCTGCGTTTAGCTAGCACAGCCTAAACTCACTGTGTATGAACCCTACATAGCAATCAGTCTGAAAGGGTTATCAGGAAGAACTGTCCGAGGTGATGCAGCAAGGGTTTTAaacttcaatggcaatgcagaacAGATAATGGAAATACATTGTACTAAAGGGGCAATGTCAGCTGCAGTGGTATGAGATGTTGGCACAATGTAACACAATGGTCTGCCCAATTGTTTTACTCATGTGATTTGTAGCACACGTTACCTTTTACAAACACAGCCCTAAAGGTGTCTGAACGTACAGAATTGTGATCACAGAGTGATGGTATTTTGCTGCATTATGTCAATGCAGCAGCCAAGTTCTGTGGACTTTGATGGAACTTCAAAATCACCAGGAATGATGCATTTGTCTGAGTCCCATAGTCTCAAGAACCCCTCTATTTCCCTACTGAGTGACTCCAGCACTAAGGAGCCTGAATCATATCTTTAGGCTGCTATTTCGTTATAAGCCTCCGAATGGCACAGGGGACAGCATTCTGGACTTCCGTTGTATAGAACAGGGTCCGTATCTTGTGAATATTATTTGTTacaatttagtttagttttttattgattaacatcagggctgaagaagtttcaaatgtattttgttcacACTTACCTTAATGGGTCTTTGAGTGCAACTGGCTAATACTTTATCTATGTCCAATATCTTTAAAGAACCACTTTAATAATTGAGCTTCCGAGATCACAATTTCTGTCTTTGtctttttacttttatattttccCCGTCAGATCGAATGCTCCAGCATTTCAGACTATTCAGAAAAAATCATCAAATCGAATCATCTGGACAACAGTAAGAATGtcgactattttttttttctaaataatttttagatttttatacACTGACTGACCAAAAGAGAATACAGAGCTATATAATGGGAACTTTGGTACAGGTGACAGCCTGTGACAGCCAAAATATACAGATGCTTCAGTTTCCTCAATTCCAAGGctcaaaaaacaaccaaaataaatatgtatcccACTAATGTTACCCCCATGTatggacatttaaaatgaaagaatgtaAGAATTGTGAGATTGTGAAAAATACTGAAGcagtggttatagagcttttacagcaatctgtaacagcagtgcaccACACAATACTGTCCATTACACTCTTACCCCCTTTACTCTCAGCAAGTGGCTGCAGCAAATCTATAGCATCTGAGTCACGGCATCAAGGTAGCAGGGCAGAAACTGGGGATGAATGTGAAACCCGGCACAccacaagcgagcatcttaaccactatccAAAAGAGCCGCGTTCATCTCCACTCGTGGGAAAGTCGAATACAGTTTCAAAGCCTGGTAAAAGgcagattaaaagaaaaatgagggTACTCAATAGTAGAGTACTAGAACCCAGATTAGTGAGGGAATGACATTCAAAGCTTCTGTACTTCCCATACTCTTTCAATAACCCAGGAGTTGAATTCCACCTGTCTTTCAGTAATCACAATCTTTAAGGGTAAAGTGGAAGAAGTGGAGCTGCCCGTTGATCAAGTGGACATTATAATCAGCGAGTGGATGGGTTACTGCCTGTTCTACGAATCCATGTTGAATACAGTAATCTTTGCAAGAGACAAGTGGCTGGTAGGTGCTCTGTACTCTTGCTTGCTTGAAGGGTTAGACTTGCCAATTCCTGTGCTgatacaagggggggggggggggggggggtggcttgTCATGTGCATTGGTGGTAGGGGTTGGAGAAAGGAAATATATGCTTTTTGAGGGGGGCAGCTGCTTTGACTCAGATACATTTATGTAGAAATGATATCCAGGGGCTTGAGGAATGGCTGGGAGATTGAACCTGATGTGACAGGGCACAGAGGCAGGAACAATGTCATGCAAGGGGGGGTGTTTGTCTGGTTCTTGTATGTGCAGTTCAAAATGTGATGTCTTTGTCAGGTGAATTGATTACGAGACACATTTCCCTCCACAATTCATCAACAGAAACCTGGAGGGCTGATGTTCCCAGATCGAGCTACCTTGTACATCATTGCCATTGAAGACAGACAATACAAGGACTTCAAAATTCACTGTAAGATGGGCTTCTGTTATGAAGCATATATTTCTGAAGAAAAAGAAACTACATTGCTGCAAGGTTTACTTAGTGCCTTTGCACTTGGAGCATCACCGTACTGTAGCATGCTAAGATGCACCATTTACAAGACACTGTACTGAGCCCACTGATATAACCCACTGAGTCTACTACCCAGATCTCACTAACTGAAGAACTTTCCAAATATAAGACCCTGGCTTTTGAAACACACAGACTTGATAAGATACCAAAATCTGCAAAGATATACTGTAGGTGTGTCAGTGATCCGGTTTGTATTATTAGGAGAGTTCACTGAATACCCTGGCATGGGTGCTGCACACCAAAGGCATGCAAACCTGTGCTGCAATATTTGGTTCTGTTTCCCGGTGGCAGGCAGAAATCTACTGATGCTGCTATTGGCTGTGTGGGGctgattttcaaagccttttcaAAGTGTAAATTACAAAGTGTCAATACTCATTCCCTCccctgtaaatactgtacatacagtaaatgcagaCATGTATACGTTTACACTTTCTCTGTAACATCTTGTTTGCATAAAATTATTGTATCCAACCAAATAACTCCATAAATCTAACTCAAATCTTGAACTACCATTAACTATATATGCTATATTTGCATTTTGATAAACTATCCCACCAGGAAGTCTATTACTGCCTTACCTCCTTGTTCATTTCACCCCTGCAGTCTTctaggtcaaagcatgttactgaaaGCATGGCAGTCAATAGAGGAAACAGCTGATTGGGTAGGGACAATTTTGAAATTATCCAGAAAATGAGTTTTCTTTAATCTAATGTTCGCCAGATATTGTGCTTTAAAATGAAGATATGTTTTCTCAATCAggtgtttctttcacaactgcacatttgagacatgaATGGACATGCATGGCGGACAAAATGtatggaactgttttgttagctacaattaccgGTACTTTGACATAAGGACAGGACAAGTACTGCACAGTCAGGTCGAACAAGCAAGAGCGAATAGGAATGAATATTGCTCAAATGTGAGATGCAATGCATGCAGGATAATTAGCAGGCCATCTGTGTGCCTGCAGGGTGGGAGAGTGTGTATGGCTTTGACATGACCTGCATCCGAAATGTTGCCATGAAGGAGCCCCTGGTGGATATTGTGGACCCCAAGCAAGTGGTGACTAACTCCTGCTTAATAAAGGTCAGAGGTTTCTGTTAAACATACAAAACTTTAACAGAACACATGTGTagcacatgtataaaaacacaccCTTTGGGGAATTCCTTATACAATTCGTCCCTTGTAATACATACTTCTAAGTCAGCACAAATTACTAATGTTTAACAAGAACCAGTGAAGAGCAGAGTGCACAACAGATTGCTTATCCCAACAACACCTCGAAGAGACGATTTAAGTCAATGTCCAAGTCAGCCCTGTATCACATTGACAGTGCTCAGACAAGAGTTTCTGATACTTTGTCCAATCCTGTGTAAATTACATACTTTATATTACTGTAAACTATTTAATATTCTTCTCATCCGGAACAGTCCTACACAAATATTTTCAAGGATATGTGGTGCTGACTGCGCTAAAGCCTATTTTCAGTTTAACAGTTTTCAAACAACTTGTTTAATTTAGCCTGGCTTTTATGCAACAGGAGGACATGTTCAAAATGATTTACTGgtattataaataatttaaaaaccttATTAGTCTTATACCATATAGATTTCCATCAAGAACTAAGAAAAACAAGAAAGAGATGGCATTGCAATCATTTGAATTCTATAGATTGATGTCTGAGTGCTTTTTCccattaaaataatgcatttaaagaaTCTGATAAAGCCAGCTTATTATAAAAAAGGCTATTGTCTTAAAGCAATAGTTTATAAGCTAATTTAGTAGCTGTAAAATATCTACggcttgttttaataataaatggagTTTGTCTTTTAGTACCTCAAACAAAATTATGCTCAGTTTTAATGGGAAGTTTCATGATCTTATTATCAGAACTAATTTTATAAGGGAATGTGTCCTTGGTAGGCTATTCCTTAAATGGGCATAGGTGTCAGCAACCAATGCTACCTCATCCTTTACTCAATTATGTTAAGCCCTTaacaagttttgaaaataattatgtAACTATCTTGCTACTTAAAGCTACATGTCAGTTTGTCTTTTAAGCCCTCTTGGTTTCTCCCCTAATCATCTGGAGGTAGTCCTTCTCTAtccattctttttatttattttaaatgtgtatttactgATGATTCTCTTGAGAAGTACTGTGCTGCTACGCTGTTCTGAATTTAGATTCCATCACATGCATGAGTGACTGCTGGTTGGGAACTGTTAAGAATAGTTGAGTCATGACaggcaaacaaacaacaaaaaggaaGAAGAGAAAGCTCAAGGACGTTATTGTGAGCTGCAATTTGAAGTCGCACCAACCTGAAGGCAAATTGCATTTCTGAACAGTCAAAGCCAGTCTGAAGCACAGACCAAGATGATTGATAATATCTTATCACAAACTCCCAATGCACTTCAGCACAAGCAGTACTCAGAGGATTCTGACACTTGGAATTTTCTGTTTGTAGCCAACAAAAGATTTTAAGACATTGAAAAGACTTCTAGGcgaaacatttgtcactgaattgaattttcttttagtatttctaaatgtatggAGCTTGCTGCACTCTACTAGTCAGCGTGTTAATGCTTCTTATGCTGTATGTGTGAAAACATGCGAGGTACAGGAACACAATTGCAGCCCCAAGGTCCTATTCACGAAGATTTACCTCATGAGTCATTTAAGTTGTTAACATTGGCTTTAATGGATGAAAGTTATGAGCTAAAGATATGTGCTAAAGCTATGAGCCTGTAAAACactctattcacaaaacttaaatgtttttttaaggacTTCATCAAGAAATCCAACTAACTTCTAAAggtagaaaataagaaaaaaaaaaagattcttgaaATTgatcactttgtttttatttatttaactttaggTATAGTCTGTttaacacacagtataacactATTTAAATCTAATCTCTGCTTAAAATTCTGTATTGAAACACAGATGCTTAGCTAACTGCTTTTAATTGAGTAAGATTCCCAATATTATTAACCAGCCCTGCAAAAGAAAGGCTTTGCAAAGCATTTTCTGCAACTATAAACAGCTGTCCTTTCTAGGAGCTTACAGTAGGCATATGACCCGCTGTTGTAAGATTGCTGTACAACATCCCACACAACTATGAACCATTCTGTCTTTATCTGTGTTAAACACAGGAGGTGGATATTTACACTGTGAAGACAGATGATCTCTCCTTTACTTCAGCGTTCTGCCTTCAAGTGCAGCGCAATGATTACACCCACGCTCTCGTCACCTATTTCAACATTGAGTTCACCAAGTGTCATAAGAAAATCGGCTTTTCAACAGGTAAACTGCACTGGACTACAACCTCTGCATGGCACTGTCGTGCATGTGTGTACATGAAGGGCAGACATTGAGTCACTTGGGGTATGTCTACACATGCTGCATCTTATCCAGCTAGCAATGAGTTCTGAATATTGGTCTTGGTACAGTACAAGCCATGGGGAACACCAATGcctctaataaaaacaaatgcatagggTTGCTATTGAAGCCCATATCACAGAGTAAACAGCTATGAGAGTTAACATCACAGAGTAATACAATGCCTAATGCCTGAGCAGAAGTTTCAAACATATCTGTATTGCTCTTACCTTACAGTAATTACCATGTGACATACACATGTTATTGCATCATTACATTCTCCATTGCTTCTTCAACCCAACAGATAAGCCACTCTGTGCCTGGATTACCCCCAAGTGAATGTATACCAGCCTGTTTATCGTGGTGTGTGATCTATGCCTTTAAAAACATGGTTGAATTTATGTGTCTTTattgatgtatgtatgtatgtatgctttTCTGTAGGCCCAGATGTAACTGCAGATAACCTCTAGTTTCTGGTCCTCTCCACTGCAGGACtgtgtttgaaaaacattttcatcCATACAGTACACTCAACCCAAATGGACTTTCTGTGCTTGCAGTTATGACTAATACATCCTAATATAATGCGATTCAAGATGTTGTTTGGAAAGAGAGATAGATGTGTGTAATAACAGCCACTTGACTACCAATGAGGGCAAAGTTAAGTCAGATACATTACCACAAATTAACCTATtgctgtgtatatgtgtgttgggggggtgggggggtggtaaTGACACACACTTTACAATATTTATCCTTGGTTTTCTTAATCTTCTGACACAGTATTTTGGCAGGCTTTGTGCTTTGCTAAATATATCCTAGTGCCTGTTGTGTAGGATTAAATTCATCCTCTGAGCAAGCCCCCTGTGAATTCCTCCAGTGAATACTGAATACAGGTTTAGAAAATATCAATATTTTCCACTCACAGTCTAGCCTACTCCCTAGAACCTAGTATATGGTGCTGGGGGTAAACTTGCTAAATGAATCTTGGTATCACTGAATAGAAAATCGGAATTTATAGAATTGATTGGTCCCCAATGTATTCAAGAACAGAAAAACATATGAAAAGTTAAGCAAGAAGGGAGAACATTTGAACCATCAATGCTTGGTATGTTCTAAATAGCTGCTGTATCCCAGTACATTGTCTAGTCGGTTCTTAAATGACATCAATGATTCAGCAAATAAGAGCTTGGTAACCCATCACAAACATGCAACTCTCCCTTTGAAATAATGACTAGGGTTAACGTTGTTCAATTCTTTTCACTTGCTCTGACTATGCTTTTAGAAGAAGTTTAAAACCTCAATGTGGCCCTAGCATACTCTCTTGAAACACTCTGTCCCAAATGGATGTAAGAAtagcacatttgttttatatCATATTTCTTATTGATGATGAGATTTTCAGGGCTGTAATTACAAGTAGACATGTTTCTGAAAGCTCTGTTGaggctctgtttgttttttaaagtcatCGTGTATAAACAGTATTAGTTGATTTTCGAAAGCGAAATTCAAGCCGAGAAAACACACCAACTAAAGACAAGAGCTGGGTAAAAGACTTGGAGCTAATCTGGCATACCTCTTTCTTTGAAGCCACAACGTAGCCTTCACACTCTTTGCATAGCAGCATAGCTAGAACACAGTAAGAAAATATTCTTATACTTGCAActggaatacaaaaaataaaaacaccacaggggctagattctcaaagtccaaatcattattaacatttatttttttcaaaaacaaaatttcaCCCAATACAAGaagtaataaataattttattgtaattatttattgtattttatccTTCTAGAAAATAGTGCTAATGGATTTGtgtttcaaatactgtatttgcagTCATTCTAATATTTTAGGCTTTGCTGTTATTGTTTACAGTAATCTATTATTTGCCTGTTATAACCCTGGCTGAAATTATTAAGTCCTAAACATGTAAGTGATCACACCAGACCTGATGTGTCCTTCACAGTGAGTGTCATTCTTACTGTTTGCCTGTGCACAGGATAAGAATGACAGGCTCAAGAAGTCGTGAACTGGCATTCATGCTTTGGCTTCAGAGGGCATGAATGGCACATTCTTGATGCCAGCAACCAAAAGAGATGGAACAGTCTAATAAGACTCCAACATATATGCAATATCAGAAAAGCAATGCAGAAATTCCTGTACTaagaaaacagacacattttaacAGACTAATGTTTTCTTATACAATTGGAGCAGTAATGTATTCCATGAATGCTAACATTTTTAACTAATCTGTCATTCAGTCAAGGCTCCACTTTTTCCTTCCCtagattttgtgttttgatatgaGTAATTATTCTGCCACCAGCAGGACACCCAAACAAAGTGTGCAGGTGAATTTTTGATTGTTTGACACTAGAGGCAGGTGGATAAGCAGATCTgaatgtcatgttttatttatttatttttttgcttgggtagccctgtttttatttttattcttgattTTGTTGGTGTCAAGAATACATGAGagataagaacacaagaacatttacGGATGAAAGGTGACCATTTGGCACATTTAAACTTGTCCGGTTCCTGGTAGTTAATTGATTTCAAAACTCTGTCAAGTTTAAcgttaaaggatccaagtgattctg
This window encodes:
- the LOC121320010 gene encoding protein arginine N-methyltransferase 8 isoform X3, whose protein sequence is MTSRDYYFDSYAHFGIHEEMLKDEVRTLTYRNSMYHNKHIFKDKIVLDVGSGTGILSMFAAKAGAKKVYGIECSSISDYSEKIIKSNHLDNIITIFKGKVEEVELPVDQVDIIISEWMGYCLFYESMLNTVIFARDKWLKPGGLMFPDRATLYIIAIEDRQYKDFKIHWWESVYGFDMTCIRNVAMKEPLVDIVDPKQVVTNSCLIKEVDIYTVKTDDLSFTSAFCLQVQRNDYTHALVTYFNIEFTKCHKKIGFSTAPDAPYTHWKQTVFYLEDYLTVRRGEEIYGTITMKPNEKNIRDLDFTVELDFKGQLCETSISNDYKMR